One stretch of Candidatus Saccharibacteria bacterium oral taxon 488 DNA includes these proteins:
- a CDS encoding threonine--tRNA ligase translates to MSEDKLYAMRHSLAHIMAAAVQRVWPDAKFGVGPVIEHGFYYDIDLGETKISEQQFNKIEKVMRRIIAEKQDFVCTKCPIDEAIQWAKDSHQPYKEELLNDLKRAGTTVAKDLDAAEMGTIAEGDSALDEVSFYTNGSFKDLCRGPHAVNTSQVGAFKLMRVAGAYWRGNEKNPQMQRLYGVAFATQEELDKYLEKLELAKQRDHRKLGKELDLYTTSPLVGVGLPLFTPRGTILRDTVAQYSNQLRQRFGFEKVWTPHITKKDLYETSGHWAKFGEELFLVKSQETSDEMALKPMNCPHHTQIFASQPRSYRDMPVRYLETTTDYRDEKTGELGGLNRVRSLTQDDSHVFCRPDQIEQEINNLLSAAQELYGTIDMKLRVRLSYRDDSDAYLGERELWASAQNQLKSAVEKVGLDYFEQEGEAAFYGPKIDFMATDAIGREHQVATVQLDFVQPQRFGLEYTDSDGNFTTPVMIHCALLGSIERFLSVFIEHTGGWFPFWAAPEQVRILTINDTVSDYVDEITSILSEVTLMKPIKYNDVRFTIDSRNESLGKKIREATVVKIPIQIIVGPKDQIARVVSIRTHAGEEQIPLEQLAEYIRGL, encoded by the coding sequence ATGAGCGAAGATAAACTCTATGCAATGCGACACAGCCTGGCGCATATTATGGCGGCGGCTGTGCAGCGGGTATGGCCAGACGCCAAGTTTGGAGTTGGTCCGGTTATTGAACATGGGTTTTATTACGATATTGATCTTGGTGAAACGAAGATCAGTGAGCAGCAGTTTAATAAAATTGAAAAGGTAATGCGACGAATCATTGCCGAAAAGCAAGACTTTGTGTGCACAAAATGCCCAATTGATGAAGCAATTCAATGGGCCAAAGATAGCCATCAGCCATATAAAGAAGAACTTCTTAATGACCTAAAACGTGCCGGGACAACGGTAGCAAAAGATCTGGACGCTGCAGAAATGGGTACAATTGCCGAAGGTGATAGCGCGCTCGATGAAGTTTCGTTTTATACCAACGGGTCGTTTAAGGATCTGTGTCGTGGACCGCATGCTGTAAATACCAGTCAGGTTGGTGCATTTAAGTTGATGCGGGTTGCGGGCGCCTATTGGCGGGGCAATGAAAAGAATCCTCAAATGCAGCGACTATACGGTGTAGCTTTTGCTACGCAGGAAGAGCTGGATAAATATTTGGAGAAATTAGAGCTGGCCAAACAGCGTGATCACCGCAAGTTAGGCAAGGAGCTTGATCTGTATACCACCTCGCCGCTCGTGGGGGTTGGTTTGCCATTATTTACACCTCGTGGAACTATCTTGCGCGATACCGTGGCCCAATACTCAAATCAGCTGCGTCAGAGGTTTGGTTTTGAAAAAGTCTGGACGCCGCATATTACCAAAAAGGATTTGTATGAAACGTCAGGCCACTGGGCCAAATTTGGCGAAGAGCTGTTTTTGGTTAAAAGCCAGGAAACCAGTGATGAAATGGCGTTAAAGCCGATGAACTGCCCGCACCATACGCAGATTTTTGCTTCACAACCTCGTAGCTACCGCGATATGCCGGTGCGCTATTTAGAGACAACCACTGATTATCGTGACGAGAAAACCGGTGAGCTTGGCGGTCTGAATCGTGTGCGCTCGCTGACCCAGGATGACAGCCATGTCTTTTGTCGCCCAGACCAAATTGAACAAGAAATCAATAATTTATTGTCTGCTGCCCAGGAACTGTACGGTACTATTGATATGAAGCTGCGGGTTCGGCTCAGTTACCGTGATGACTCTGATGCATACTTGGGTGAACGTGAATTGTGGGCTTCTGCACAAAATCAGTTGAAATCAGCAGTTGAAAAAGTTGGCTTGGACTATTTTGAGCAGGAAGGTGAGGCTGCTTTTTACGGACCAAAAATTGATTTCATGGCAACTGACGCTATCGGTCGTGAGCACCAAGTCGCGACAGTGCAGCTAGACTTCGTGCAGCCGCAACGGTTTGGTTTGGAATACACAGATAGTGATGGTAATTTTACAACACCTGTGATGATTCACTGTGCGCTGCTCGGGTCGATTGAACGATTCTTGAGCGTCTTCATTGAACACACGGGTGGTTGGTTCCCGTTTTGGGCGGCGCCAGAACAAGTACGTATTCTAACGATTAATGACACCGTCTCAGACTACGTTGATGAAATTACATCGATTTTATCAGAGGTGACCTTAATGAAACCAATAAAATACAACGATGTAAGATTTACAATAGATAGTCGTAATGAATCCCTTGGGAAAAAGATTCGTGAGGCGACTGTTGTAAAAATACCAATACAGATTATTGTTGGGCCAAAGGATCAGATAGCACGTGTCGTAAGTATCAGGACGCATGCGGGTGAAGAGCAAATTCCGCTTGAACAGCTAGCTGAATATATACGGGGACTGTAA
- a CDS encoding cysteine methyltransferase, whose product MPSYLVIILGIEQIVCRIEWCDAIRGQKWRWKLSELPIASLRDRIYTLMAQLPDDKVTTYGDLAALSGHPHAARIVGGIAHGGPENLPWHRLVNAKGGLAVGFPGGQGVQRQLLEQDGIYCDERWRIIDFEERRWRPKL is encoded by the coding sequence ATGCCATCTTATTTGGTGATTATACTTGGAATAGAGCAGATAGTTTGCCGGATAGAGTGGTGCGATGCCATTCGTGGTCAGAAGTGGAGGTGGAAATTGAGCGAATTGCCAATAGCTAGCTTGCGAGACCGGATCTATACTCTCATGGCGCAGCTACCTGACGACAAAGTGACGACGTACGGTGACTTGGCAGCACTGTCTGGACACCCGCACGCAGCACGAATTGTGGGCGGAATAGCGCATGGTGGCCCAGAGAATTTGCCGTGGCATCGCCTAGTGAATGCGAAAGGTGGCTTGGCGGTAGGTTTTCCGGGTGGGCAAGGTGTGCAAAGGCAGCTACTTGAGCAAGATGGTATTTATTGCGATGAGAGGTGGCGGATAATTGATTTTGAGGAACGACGATGGCGGCCGAAACTGTAA
- the miaA gene encoding tRNA (adenosine(37)-N6)-dimethylallyltransferase MiaA: protein MAAETVKAKLPLVVIAGPTASGKTSLAIRLAKQYNGEIICADSRTIYRDMDIGTAKPTMAEREAVPHWGLDLVSPGETFSAAQFKEYALQKISEIRSRGRLPFLVGGTGLYIDAVIFDFQFGAPPDPSLRHELEKRTVAELQYYCYKYNRKLPENNKNKRYLIHAIEQKNNINRCSTGIRDNSVVVGIATNKDILRTRIVLRSEQLFLNNVVSEAMLLARKYGWDNEAMTGNVYPLVREFLNKNITENELKRQFVIADWRLAKRQMTWLRRNPFIMWATLDSAEHYLSQLLARA, encoded by the coding sequence ATGGCGGCCGAAACTGTAAAAGCAAAATTACCCCTAGTTGTTATCGCGGGGCCGACTGCTAGTGGTAAGACCTCGCTAGCGATTCGCCTGGCAAAACAGTATAATGGCGAAATAATTTGTGCCGATAGCAGAACAATATATCGAGACATGGATATTGGTACGGCAAAGCCAACTATGGCTGAGCGAGAAGCCGTGCCCCATTGGGGCCTTGATTTGGTCAGCCCGGGCGAGACATTTAGCGCCGCACAGTTTAAGGAGTATGCTCTGCAAAAAATAAGTGAAATTCGCTCTCGGGGGCGTTTACCATTTCTTGTTGGCGGCACGGGTCTCTATATCGATGCAGTAATTTTTGATTTTCAATTTGGAGCTCCTCCTGATCCTAGTTTACGGCATGAGCTAGAAAAAAGGACAGTAGCCGAACTACAATATTATTGTTATAAATACAACAGAAAATTACCAGAGAATAACAAGAATAAGCGCTATCTTATACATGCTATTGAACAAAAAAATAATATTAACAGGTGTAGTACAGGAATTAGAGATAATAGTGTCGTTGTAGGAATTGCTACGAATAAAGATATATTGCGAACAAGAATTGTGCTCAGGTCTGAACAATTATTTTTAAATAATGTTGTGAGTGAAGCAATGTTGTTAGCCCGAAAATATGGCTGGGATAATGAGGCTATGACGGGTAATGTCTATCCGTTGGTCCGAGAGTTTTTGAATAAAAATATTACCGAAAATGAATTAAAGCGGCAATTTGTTATAGCTGATTGGCGGTTGGCGAAGCGACAGATGACGTGGTTGCGGCGTAACCCGTTTATCATGTGGGCGACGCTTGACTCTGCTGAACACTATTTGTCACAACTTTTGGCTCGGGCGTAA
- a CDS encoding transcriptional regulator: protein MIDALFGSKTRVKLLHLFLANPEKSFYVREITRLIGEQINSVRRELSNMLRVGVIVSNNYDNKLYYAANQQYAYFTPLKMIFADERPSEQTDHNKKNSIPWVGDIARLSGLKIAIVAGALVRGSTSRVDILLVGRLSESRVGVAIKKIEKAEGRELNYAVMSYDDFYYRLSVRDKFVMEIMNSKHSVVVDAESILV from the coding sequence ATGATTGATGCGCTGTTCGGCTCAAAAACGAGGGTGAAGTTACTGCACCTGTTTTTAGCGAACCCTGAAAAATCGTTTTATGTTAGAGAGATTACGCGATTGATCGGCGAGCAAATTAACTCGGTACGGCGTGAACTATCAAATATGCTCAGGGTCGGAGTCATTGTTTCGAATAATTATGACAATAAATTGTATTATGCTGCGAATCAGCAGTATGCATACTTCACGCCACTAAAGATGATTTTTGCCGATGAGCGACCGAGTGAGCAAACCGACCATAACAAAAAGAACAGTATACCGTGGGTGGGCGATATCGCTCGGCTGTCCGGGCTAAAGATCGCTATAGTCGCCGGTGCGTTAGTGCGTGGATCGACGAGTCGGGTTGATATACTGTTGGTCGGTCGGCTATCGGAGTCGAGAGTTGGTGTCGCCATTAAGAAAATTGAAAAAGCCGAGGGGAGAGAGCTGAATTATGCTGTAATGAGCTATGATGATTTTTACTATCGTCTGAGCGTTAGAGATAAGTTTGTGATGGAAATAATGAATAGTAAGCACTCGGTTGTGGTAGACGCAGAGAGTATACTAGTATAA
- a CDS encoding Zn-dependent hydrolase, which yields MFEVEYKGANNVIFTTKMVKIAFDPALSLVGLKDNLGVQDVEILSEGRFAASNVVPRLLFSGPGEYEVGDVSLKGVAAWRHIDTETDVKKSTIYRLTIGGVRVVIIGNVAPKLSESQLEDIGVVDVVVIPVGGGGYTLDATSAAHMVRQLEPKVVIPVHYADGALHYEVPQDDLSVFVGEMGVETIDAGSKWKVKGTASLPEQLSIITVARS from the coding sequence ATGTTTGAAGTAGAATACAAAGGTGCAAATAACGTTATTTTTACAACGAAAATGGTAAAAATCGCGTTTGATCCAGCGCTATCGCTGGTTGGACTTAAGGATAACCTTGGGGTACAGGACGTTGAGATATTGTCGGAGGGTAGATTCGCCGCAAGCAATGTAGTACCACGGCTGCTCTTTAGTGGCCCGGGTGAATATGAGGTCGGCGATGTGTCTCTGAAGGGGGTGGCAGCCTGGCGACACATTGATACGGAAACTGATGTCAAAAAATCAACGATTTACCGTTTAACAATTGGTGGTGTGCGTGTTGTGATTATAGGTAATGTTGCTCCAAAATTGTCAGAGTCTCAGCTGGAGGATATCGGTGTTGTTGACGTTGTTGTGATACCGGTTGGCGGTGGTGGTTACACGCTTGACGCGACATCTGCGGCTCATATGGTACGCCAGCTGGAGCCGAAAGTGGTTATCCCGGTGCATTATGCTGATGGTGCATTACACTACGAAGTGCCGCAAGACGACCTGTCGGTGTTTGTTGGCGAAATGGGCGTGGAGACTATTGATGCTGGGTCAAAATGGAAAGTGAAGGGGACGGCGTCTTTACCTGAACAACTATCAATCATTACTGTCGCGCGGAGCTAG
- the rpmB gene encoding 50S ribosomal protein L28, translating into MASRCELTGKGKQYGHNVSFSLRRTKRTFKPNLQKKTLVVDGQKVTLVLSTQAIRTLKKKGLLRPIQTKTV; encoded by the coding sequence ATGGCATCACGATGCGAACTAACCGGCAAAGGCAAGCAATACGGTCACAACGTTAGCTTTTCCCTTCGCCGTACCAAGCGCACTTTTAAGCCAAACCTACAGAAGAAAACTCTTGTAGTAGATGGTCAAAAAGTCACGTTGGTTCTGAGTACTCAAGCAATTCGTACTCTTAAAAAGAAAGGGTTGTTACGCCCGATACAGACAAAAACCGTCTAG
- a CDS encoding site-2 protease family protein, whose amino-acid sequence MDLAYLGMVLVVILVSMTLHEAMHAFMGYFLGDDTAKAEGRLTLNPLKHIDPFMTLLLPLLLAMLGLPIFGGARPVPFNPQRVRHGEWGAAFVALAGPLTNLFLAFLAFGMGAVSGVITSGGLIQNTLAGQITSLVVLVNLGFFVFNMLPLPPLDGSRVLYALAPESVRRGMEWIERYGVMVVFIIIMIGQAAIGRIMTFATNGIIQFFCMIFGV is encoded by the coding sequence ATGGATTTGGCATATTTAGGTATGGTCTTGGTGGTCATTCTCGTCTCAATGACGCTACACGAGGCGATGCATGCGTTTATGGGCTATTTTCTCGGAGATGATACGGCCAAGGCGGAGGGGCGGCTGACGTTAAACCCGCTGAAGCATATTGATCCATTCATGACGCTTTTGCTGCCATTATTACTGGCTATGCTAGGGCTGCCAATTTTTGGTGGTGCTCGACCGGTGCCATTTAATCCTCAACGCGTGCGACACGGTGAATGGGGTGCAGCGTTCGTAGCGCTTGCTGGGCCACTGACTAATTTGTTTTTAGCGTTTTTAGCGTTTGGCATGGGTGCTGTCAGCGGCGTTATCACCAGCGGTGGGCTGATTCAAAATACGTTAGCGGGGCAAATTACTAGCCTCGTCGTGTTGGTTAATTTAGGCTTTTTCGTGTTTAATATGTTGCCGCTGCCACCACTCGATGGATCGCGAGTGCTGTATGCGCTCGCTCCAGAGAGTGTGCGCCGTGGCATGGAGTGGATTGAGCGCTACGGGGTAATGGTGGTGTTCATTATCATTATGATCGGACAGGCGGCAATTGGGCGAATTATGACGTTCGCTACGAACGGTATTATCCAATTCTTTTGCATGATTTTTGGTGTATAA